One region of Rattus norvegicus strain BN/NHsdMcwi chromosome 13, GRCr8, whole genome shotgun sequence genomic DNA includes:
- the Hnrnpu gene encoding heterogeneous nuclear ribonucleoprotein U, giving the protein MSSSPVNVKKLKVSELKEELKKRRLSDKGLKADLMDRLQAALDNEAGGRPAMEPGNGSLDLGGDAAGRSGAGLEQEAAAGAEDDEEEEGIAALDGDQMELGEENGAAGAADAGAMEEEEAASEDENGDDQGFQEGEDELGDEEEGAGDENGHGEQQSQPPAAAQQASQQRGPGKEAAGKSSGPTSLFAVTVAPPGARQGQQQAGGDGKTEQKAGDKKRGVKRPREDHGRGYFEYIEENKYSRAKSPQPPVEEEDEHFDDTVVCLDTYNCDLHFKISRDRLSASSLTMESFAFLWAGGRASYGVSKGKVCFEMKVTEKIPVRHLYTKDIDIHEVRIGWSLTTSGMLLGEEEFSYGYSLKGIKTCNCETEDYGEKFDENDVITCFANFETDEVELSYAKNGQDLGVAFKISKEVLADRPLFPHVLCHNCAVEFNFGQKEKPYFPIPEDCTFIQNVPLEDRVRGPKGPEEKKDCEVVMMIGLPGAGKTTWVTKHAAENPGKYNILGTNTIMDKMMVAGFKKQMADTGKLNTLLQRAPQCLGKFIEIAARKKRNFILDQTNVSAAAQRRKMCLFAGFQRKAVVVCPKDEDYKQRTQKKAEVEGKDLPEHAVLKMKGNFTLPEVAECFDEITYVELQKEEAQKLLEQYKEESKKALPPEKKQNTGSKKSNKNKSGKNQFNRGGGHRGRGGFNMRGGNFRGGAPGNRGGYNRRGNMPQRGGGGGSGGIGYPYPRGPVFPGRGGYSNRGNYNRGGMPNRGNYNQNFRGRGNNRGYKNQSQGYNQWQQGQFWGQKPWSQHYHQGYY; this is encoded by the exons ATGAGTTCTTCGCCTGTTAATGTCAAGAAGCTGAAGGTGTCGGAGCTGAAGGAGGAGCTCAAGAAGCGGCGCCTCTCAGACAAGGGCCTCAAGGCCGATCTCATGGATCGACTCCAGGCCGCGCTGGACAACGAGGCAGGAGGCCGCCCCGCCATGGAGCCCGGGAACGGCAGCCTCGACCTGGGTGGCGATGCGGCCGGGCGCTCGGGAGCAGGCCTAGAGCAGGAGGCCGCGGCCGGCGCCGAAGacgatgaggaggaggagggcattgCCGCTCTGGACGGCGACCAGATGGAGCTGGGCGAGGAGAACGGGGCGGCGGGGGCGGCTGACGCGGGCgcgatggaggaggaggaggcggcgtcGGAAGACGAGAACGGCGACGACCAGGGCTTCCAGGAGGGGGAGGACGAGCTCGGCGACGAAGAGGAGGGCGCGGGCGACGAGAACGGCCACGGGGAGCAGCAGTCCCAACCGCCGGCGGCGGCGCAGCAGGCTTCTCAGCAGCGCGGGCCTGGCAAGGAGGCCGCGGGGAAAAGCAGCGGCCCCACCTCGCTCTTCGCGGTGACGGTGGCGCCGCCAGGGGCGAGGCAGGGCCAACAGCAGGCGGGAG GAGACggcaaaacagaacagaaagctgGAGATAAAAAGAGAGGTGTTAAAAGACCCCGGGAAGATCATGGCCGAGGATATTTTGAGTACATTGAAGAAAACAAGTACAGCAG AGCCAAGTCTCCTCAGCCACCTGTTGAAGAAGAAGACGAACACTTCGATGACACAGTGGTTTGTCTTGATACTT ATAATTGTGATctgcattttaaaatatcaagagACCGTCTCAGTGCTTCTTCCCTTACTATGGAGAGTTTCGCTTTTCTTTGGGCTGGAGGAAGAGCTTCTTATGGTGTGTCAAAAGGCAAAGTCTGCTTTGAGATGAAG GTAACAGAGAAGATTCCAGTAAGACATTTATATACAAAAGATATTGATATACATGAAGTTCGGATTGGCTGGTCACTAACCACAAGTGGAATGTTGCTTG gtgaAGAAGAATTTTCTTATGGGTATTCTCTGAAAGGAATAAAAACCTGCAACTGTGAGACAGAAGATTATGGAGAGAAGTTTGATGAAAATGATGTGATTACGTGCTTTGCT AACTTTGAGACTGATGAAGTTGAACTCTCTTACGCAAAGAATGGACAAGATCTTGGTGTTGCCTTTAAGATTAGTAAGGAAGTTCTTGCTGACCGGCCATTATTCCCCCATGTTCTCTGCCATAACTGTGCAGTTGAGTTTAATTTTGGTCAAAAGGAAAAGCCATACTTTCCAATACCTGAAGACTGTACTTTTATCCAAAATGTCCCATTAGAGGACCGAGTCAGAGGACCAAAAGGACCTGAAGAGAAGAAGGATTGTGAA GTTGTGATGATGATTGGCTTGCCAGGAGCTGGAAAAACTACCTGGGTTACTAAACATGCAGCTGAAAACCCTGGGAAATATAACATTCTTGGAACAAACACTATTATGGACAAAATGATG GTGGCAGGCTTTAAGAAGCAAATGGCAGATACTGGAAAACTGAACACACTGTTGCAGAGAGCCCCACAGTGTCTTGGCAAGTTTATTGAGATTGCTGCCCGAAAGAAGCGAAATTTTATTCTGGATCAG ACAAATGTGTCTGCTGCTGCCCAGAGGAGAAAAATGTGCCTGTTTGCAGGCTTCCAACGAAAAGCCGTGGTCGTTTGCCCAAAAGACGAAGACTATAAGCAGAGGACACAGAAGAAAGCGGAAGTAGAGGGGAAAGACCTACCAGAGCATGCTGTCCTCAAGATGAAAG GAAACTTCACCCTTCCAGAGGTTGCAGAGTGTTTTGATGAAATAACCTATGTTGAACTTCAGAAGGAGGAAGCCCAGAAGCTTTTGGAGCAAtataaagaagaaagcaaaaaggcACTGCCaccagaaaaaaagcaaaacactggctcaaagaaaagcaataaaaataagagTGGCAAGAACCAGTTCAACAGAGGTGGTGGCCATAGAGGACGTGGAGGATTCAATATGCGTGGTGGCAATTTCAGAGGGGGAG CTCCTGGGAATCGTGGTGGATATAATAGGAGAGGCAACATGCCCCAGAGAGGTGGTGGCGGCGGAAGTGGTGGAATTGGCTATCCATACCCGCGTGGCCCTGTCTTTCCTGGCCGAGGTGGTTACTCAAACAGAGGAAATTACAACAGAGGTGGAATGCCCAACAGAGGGAACTATAACCAG AACTTCAGAGGACGAGGAAATAATCGTGGCTACAAAAATCAATCTCAGGGCTACAACCAGTGGCAGCAGGGT CAATTCTGGGGTCAGAAGCCATGGAGTCAGCATTATCACCAAGGATATTATTGA